A single window of Carettochelys insculpta isolate YL-2023 chromosome 13, ASM3395843v1, whole genome shotgun sequence DNA harbors:
- the LOC142019974 gene encoding transforming growth factor beta activator LRRC32-like, with amino-acid sequence MLLTERWLVERRYLLLWLLPVLKAQPRAEVSSKPLPCQQSSDQVSCQGLGLHTFPEKPGHGVKQLDLSDNFIQNLTESCTSKLGQLEHLNMRFNQLATVSEMALTHLTHLHSLLLAANHLDRNYFTNGKAFRSLGSLKVLELSANNLDSDMAAFYFSNLTSLKKLDLSWNKMTRLPGGIFQGALKLREINLNNNYITEIEGGAFEALVSLKVVNLAMNSLHCISGFSLTQLQILNLSYNALEFFVTEERKEHYQLEVLDLSHNKLIYFPELPTLHRLTHLNLSDNDMVSLTPSSTNKAELRLWYHEMARHNISLNIYNAAGRLSKITDLDLSSNQLHLFPVTFLHNLSSLQNLNMARNCIHNIALESPPSDMESKEPGVRHDNAFLSVRSLDLQGNFVHSLPLWFFGILPKLEILDLGSNNLQLCESQSADTREIQVSPNSAQISNCTLFCDIPSLKYLSLRKNNILRLYPYMFNQTSLISLDLSENRDLFMPKAALAGLEFSLQKLSLRGNQMGDDKTGFPCLTMLKMLDLSDNKLSVLPPDLVCSPLENLDIRSNNLQALEKPSALRWSSSLNYLTVAGNPFSCCTLSWLEILQAANVSMLDLNETLCSYQDKNRNFSAKIATKPTWLCPHQTGNSYLVVMALCFLFLICGICCLLKKHQKLLKYLGFKSNRVDPIPYHSHKETRTEQITADSVTEV; translated from the exons ATGTTGCTTACTGAACGCTGGCTAGTGGAAAGAAGATAtttgctgctctggctgctccctgttctCAAAGCCCAGCCTCGTGCGGAGGTGAGCTCAAAGCCTCTGCCATGCCAGCAG AGTTCAGATCAGGTTTCATGCCAAGGTCTTGGCCTCCACACATTTCCAGAGAAGCCTGGCCATGGGGTTAAGCAGCTCGACCTCTCTGACAACTTCATCCAAAACCTGACGGAAAGCTGCACGTCAAAGTTAGGGCAGCTAGAGCATCTCAACATGCGCTTCAACCAATTGGCAACTGTGTCAGAAATGGCCTTGACTCATCTAACTCATCTTCACTCTCTTCTCCTAGCTGCAAACCACCTTGATAGGAATTACTTCACCAACGGAAAAGCCTTCAGGTCGCTGGGGAGTCTAAAAGTCCTGGAACTCTCTGCAAATAATTTGGACAGTGATATGGCAGCCTTTTACTTCAGCAATCTCACCTCTTTAAAGAAACTGGATCTTTCCTGGAACAAGATGACCAGGCTGCCAGGGGGCATCTTCCAGGGAGCTCTAAAGCTGAGAGAGATCAACCTTAACAACAACTACATCACGGAAATAGAAGGAGGAGCTTTTGAGGCTCTGGTAAGTCTAAAGGTGGTGAATTTAGCCATGAATTCCCTTCACTGTATCTCGGGTTTCAGCCTCACACAGCTGCAAATTTTAAATCTCAGCTACAATGCCCTGGAGTTCTTTGTTACAGAGGAGAGAAAGGAACACTATCAGCTTGAAGTGCTAGATCTGAGTCATAACAAACTGATCTACTTTCCCGAGCTCCCTACATTGCATCGCCTCACACACTTAAATCTCTCTGATAATGACATGGTCTCTTTGACACCAAGTTCCACTAACAAAGCCGAACTCAGACTGTGGTATCATGAGATGGCAAGACATAATATATCTTTGAATATTTACAATGCAGCAGGGAGACTGTCAAAGATAACTGACTTAGATCTCAGCAGTAACCAGTTGCATTTGTTCCCAGTTACTTTCCTCCACAATCTGAGTTCCCTCCAGAATCTCAATATGGCTAGGAACTGTATTCATAATATAGCTCTGGAGTCCCCTCCTAGTGATATGGAAAGCAAGGAGCCAGGGGTGAGGCATGATAATGCCTTTCTGTCAGTGCGGTCACTGGATCTTCAAGGCAATTTTGTTCATTCCTTGCCACTGTGGTTTTTTGGTATTCTGCCCAAACTGGAAATACTTGATCTTGGTTCCAACAACCTCCAGCTTTGTGAGAGCCAGAGTGCTGATACAAGAGAGATCCAAGTAAGTCCTAACTCAGCTCAAATCAGTAACTGTACACTTTTCTGTGACATACCTTCACTGAAGTATCTGAGTTTACGGAAGAACAACATTTTGAGGCTATATCCTTACATGTTCAACCAAACCTCTTTGATCTCCCTGGATCTGTCTGAGAACAGAGACTTGTTCATGCCAAAAGCAGCTCTGGCTGGTTTGGAATTCTCCTTGCAAAAGCTTTCGCTGAGAGGAAACCAGATGGGAGATGACAAAACAGGGTTCCCATGTCTGACAATGCTGAAAATGTTGGACTTGTCGGACAATAAGCTGAGTGTTTTGCCCCCTGACCTTGTCTGCTCTCCACTGGAAAACCTGGATATTCGCAGTAACAACCTCCAGGCCTTAGAGAAACCTTCCGCCTTGAGATGGTCCAGCAGCCTCAATTATCTGACTGTAGCTGGTAATCCCTTTAGCTGTTGTACATTAAGCTGGTTGGAAATTCTACAAGCTGCCAATGTGAGTATGTTGGATTTGAATGAAACTCTGTGTTCTTACCAGGACAAGAACAGGAACTTCTCAGCTAAGATAGCCACCAAGCCCACATGGCTTTGTCCTCATCAGACAGGAAATAGCTACCTGGTGGTGATGGCTCTGTGCTTTCTGTTTCTCATCTGTGGGATATGTTGTCTTCTGAAAAAACATCAGAAGTTGCTGAAGTATCTGGGATTCAAAAGCAATAGGGTGGATCCCATTCCTTATCATTCACATAAGGAGACAAGGACTGAACAGATTACAGCAGACAGTGTTACAGAAGTATAG